A region from the Benincasa hispida cultivar B227 chromosome 12, ASM972705v1, whole genome shotgun sequence genome encodes:
- the LOC120067425 gene encoding LOW QUALITY PROTEIN: uncharacterized protein LOC120067425 (The sequence of the model RefSeq protein was modified relative to this genomic sequence to represent the inferred CDS: inserted 1 base in 1 codon; substituted 1 base at 1 genomic stop codon), which yields MPRSGGINGNFIDKTFSIVANILLRIIPTTSGEKERGRSTTPRNQQHENFVINXSLFLIGIGTXKNGWDNKHPSRLYFGYLYNHRRLLK from the exons ATGCCTAGATCTGGTGGAATAAATGGAAATTTTATCGATAAGACATTTTCAATTGTAGCCAATATCTTATTACGAATAATTCCGACAACTTCCGGGGAAAAAGAG AGGGGAAGAAGCACTACACCTAGGAATCAACAACACGAAAACTTTGTTATAA TATCCCTTTTCCTTATCGGGATCGGAACTTAGAAAAATGGTTGGGACAACAAACATCCATCTCGTTTGTATTTTGGATACCTGTATAACCATCGAAGACTGTTGAAGTGA